A region of Subdoligranulum variabile DNA encodes the following proteins:
- a CDS encoding sensor histidine kinase, translating to MKFQNLSVKRLFGRVAMGLVLSMSGITIALFLVTKQIAVLLTGGALLLCALVGIFVLTQTFGKRLSQFTADLCQTLDHMIAGNEAPQRPEDSETQLARIGHRLARLYQIMQENRRRVDEERQELQTLVSDISHQVKTPVSNLKMATDTLLEKPMTEAERTDFIRGIRSQTDKLDFLFQALVKTSRLETGVIQLNKKPGRLFDTVAQAMSGIVYAAEKKEIAVSVDCPEDLTVSHDSKWTSEALFNLLDNAVKYTPAGGKIAVLVVLWEMYVEIKVTDTGKGISESNQAAIFRRFYREEEVHEQQGVGIGLYLAREIVTRQGGYIKVVSEPGKGSEFSIMLPTK from the coding sequence ATGAAGTTTCAAAACCTCTCGGTAAAGCGGCTGTTTGGCCGGGTGGCAATGGGGCTTGTCCTCTCCATGTCCGGGATCACCATAGCCCTGTTTCTTGTGACAAAACAGATTGCGGTGCTGCTGACGGGCGGGGCGCTGCTGTTGTGCGCCCTTGTGGGGATTTTCGTATTAACGCAGACCTTTGGAAAGCGGCTATCGCAGTTTACCGCTGACCTGTGCCAGACTTTAGACCACATGATCGCTGGAAATGAAGCGCCCCAGCGCCCGGAGGACAGCGAAACCCAGCTTGCCAGAATCGGGCACCGGCTGGCAAGGCTTTACCAGATCATGCAGGAGAACCGCCGCCGGGTGGACGAGGAACGGCAGGAGTTACAGACCCTTGTATCGGATATTTCCCATCAAGTGAAAACGCCGGTAAGCAATCTGAAAATGGCGACGGACACCCTGCTGGAAAAGCCCATGACCGAGGCGGAGCGCACCGACTTTATCCGGGGAATCCGCAGCCAGACGGATAAGCTGGACTTTCTCTTTCAGGCCCTTGTGAAAACCTCCCGGCTGGAAACGGGCGTGATCCAGTTGAACAAGAAACCGGGCCGCCTCTTTGATACTGTGGCGCAGGCCATGAGTGGGATCGTGTATGCAGCGGAGAAAAAGGAAATTGCCGTGTCCGTGGACTGCCCGGAGGATTTGACCGTTTCCCATGACAGCAAGTGGACATCCGAAGCCCTCTTTAACCTGCTGGACAATGCGGTGAAGTACACCCCGGCAGGCGGGAAAATCGCTGTGTTGGTGGTGCTGTGGGAAATGTATGTGGAGATCAAAGTGACCGACACCGGCAAGGGCATTTCTGAAAGCAATCAGGCCGCCATCTTCCGGCGCTTCTATCGTGAGGAAGAAGTACACGAACAGCAGGGCGTGGGCATTGGCCTATATCTGGCTCGCGAGATCGTAACGCGACAGGGCGGTTATATCAAAGTGGTTTCGGAGCCGGGCAAGGGTTCGGAATTTTCCATTATGCTGCCTACAAAATAG
- a CDS encoding relaxase/mobilization nuclease domain-containing protein, whose protein sequence is MATTRIMPLHVGKGRTESRAISDIIDYVENPKKTDNGKLITGYACDSRTADAEFLLAKRQYIAATGRVRGADDVIAYHVRQSFKPGEITPEEANRLGVEFAKRFTKGNHAFVVCTHIDKSHVHNHIIWSAVNADCDRKFRNFWGSTRAVRRLSDTICIENGLSIVEDPNPHGKSYNKWLGEQAKPSHREQLRVMIDNALSQSPADFEELLKLLQEYGCEVSKRGKSYRLKLSGWEKAARMESLGEGYGLEDLRAVLLGKKAHTPRKKTVAQAEPPKINLLVDIQAKLQAGKGAGYARWAKVFNLKQMAKTMNYLSEHNLLEYAVLEEKAAAATAHHNDLSAQIKAAEKRMAEIAVLRTHIVNYAKTREVYVAYRKAGYSKKFREEHEEEILLHQAAKNAFDEMGVKKLPKVKELQTEYAKLLEEKKKTYAEYRRSREEMRELLTAKANVDRVLKMEVEQDVEKEKDHGQR, encoded by the coding sequence ATGGCAACTACAAGAATCATGCCGCTTCATGTTGGCAAGGGTCGCACAGAAAGCCGGGCAATCAGTGACATCATCGACTATGTGGAAAACCCAAAGAAAACAGATAACGGCAAGCTCATTACCGGCTATGCGTGTGACAGCCGGACCGCCGATGCAGAGTTTCTTCTGGCAAAGCGGCAGTACATTGCCGCCACCGGACGAGTGCGCGGCGCGGATGATGTGATTGCTTACCATGTGCGCCAGTCATTCAAACCCGGTGAAATCACGCCGGAGGAAGCAAACCGCCTGGGCGTGGAATTTGCCAAGCGGTTTACCAAGGGCAATCACGCCTTTGTGGTCTGCACCCACATAGACAAATCGCACGTTCATAATCACATCATCTGGTCGGCGGTCAATGCAGATTGTGACCGAAAATTCCGCAACTTTTGGGGCAGCACCAGAGCCGTCCGGCGCTTGAGCGATACCATCTGTATCGAGAACGGATTGTCCATTGTGGAGGACCCAAACCCCCACGGAAAAAGCTACAACAAGTGGCTGGGCGAACAGGCCAAGCCCTCCCATCGGGAACAGCTGCGTGTGATGATTGACAACGCATTATCACAAAGTCCTGCTGACTTTGAAGAACTGCTGAAGCTGTTGCAAGAGTATGGTTGTGAAGTCTCAAAGCGCGGAAAATCGTATCGACTGAAGCTCTCTGGTTGGGAGAAAGCCGCCCGCATGGAGAGTCTGGGCGAAGGATATGGATTGGAAGATTTGCGGGCAGTTCTCTTAGGGAAGAAAGCACATACCCCGCGAAAAAAAACAGTCGCACAGGCAGAGCCGCCAAAGATCAATCTGCTGGTGGACATTCAGGCAAAATTGCAGGCCGGAAAAGGTGCTGGCTATGCTCGATGGGCTAAGGTTTTCAATCTGAAACAAATGGCAAAGACCATGAATTACCTGTCAGAGCATAACCTGCTGGAGTATGCGGTTTTGGAAGAAAAGGCTGCGGCTGCCACGGCACATCACAATGATCTTTCGGCGCAGATCAAAGCGGCTGAAAAGCGCATGGCAGAGATCGCTGTTCTGCGTACTCACATCGTAAATTATGCCAAGACCCGTGAGGTCTATGTGGCATACCGCAAGGCGGGTTACTCTAAGAAATTCCGGGAGGAACATGAGGAAGAAATTCTGCTCCACCAGGCTGCTAAGAATGCCTTTGATGAGATGGGCGTCAAGAAGCTTCCCAAGGTCAAAGAGTTGCAGACGGAGTACGCGAAATTGCTGGAAGAAAAGAAAAAGACCTATGCCGAGTACCGGCGTTCCCGTGAGGAAATGCGGGAGCTTTTAACGGCAAAGGCAAATGTAGATCGAGTGCTGAAAATGGAGGTAGAACAGGATGTTGAAAAAGAAAAAGACCACGGCCAGCGGTAA
- a CDS encoding CD1845 family protein, whose product MKILKCLLMIVTAPVVLVLTLFVWLCTGLIYISGLVLGLLSTVIALLGVAVLITYSPQNGVILLVMAFLISPMGLPLAAIRLLGKVQSLKFAIQDWVYG is encoded by the coding sequence ATGAAGATTTTGAAATGTCTGCTGATGATCGTAACTGCACCGGTCGTTTTGGTGTTGACGCTTTTTGTCTGGCTCTGCACGGGGCTGATCTACATATCCGGTCTGGTGCTTGGTCTACTAAGCACAGTAATTGCTCTGCTTGGCGTGGCTGTGCTGATTACCTATTCCCCGCAGAATGGTGTGATTTTGCTGGTTATGGCATTTTTGATTAGCCCGATGGGGCTGCCGCTGGCTGCGATCCGGCTACTGGGAAAGGTGCAGAGTTTGAAATTTGCGATACAGGATTGGGTGTATGGGTAA
- a CDS encoding plasmid mobilization protein → MSSPKRKRDVPVLFWVSADEMELIQQKMAQFGTKNLSAYLRKMAVDGYVVQLDLPELKELVSLLRRSSNNLNQLTRKVHETGRVYNADLEDISQRQEQLWEGVKEILTQLSKLS, encoded by the coding sequence ATGAGCAGTCCCAAGCGCAAGCGGGATGTGCCGGTTCTGTTTTGGGTATCCGCTGATGAAATGGAGTTGATTCAGCAGAAAATGGCACAGTTTGGGACAAAAAACCTGAGCGCCTATCTGCGGAAAATGGCTGTGGACGGCTATGTGGTGCAGCTGGATTTGCCGGAACTGAAAGAACTGGTATCCCTGCTGCGCCGAAGCAGCAACAACTTGAACCAGCTGACCCGCAAAGTGCATGAGACCGGGCGGGTTTATAATGCTGACTTGGAGGATATATCCCAGCGGCAGGAACAACTGTGGGAGGGTGTGAAGGAAATCCTTACCCAACTCTCCAAACTTTCATAA
- a CDS encoding response regulator transcription factor, producing the protein MKQILIVEDDSFLNKMLTYNLTADGYGVTSALNARTAADAIRQREFDLVLLDVNLPDGNGFELCRLIKPQHPDTIIIFLTANDQESDQIRGYEVGAVDYITKPFVLRALQRKIKAMFAMLEHHKPAKDIYDDGRLFLDFSEQAASLNGKPLTLSPMEYKMLNLFRKNPRQVLTRGQLLEKLWDIDEKYVDEHTLTTSISRIRSKIESDGGAPYIKTVYGMGYQWTGGEAK; encoded by the coding sequence ATGAAGCAGATTTTAATTGTCGAGGACGACAGTTTTTTGAATAAGATGTTGACTTATAACCTGACCGCAGATGGCTATGGCGTGACTTCTGCCCTAAACGCCAGAACCGCAGCCGATGCCATCCGCCAACGGGAGTTTGATTTAGTTCTGCTGGACGTCAACCTGCCGGACGGCAACGGTTTTGAACTGTGCAGGCTAATAAAGCCCCAGCACCCGGACACCATCATAATTTTCCTGACCGCCAACGATCAGGAGAGCGACCAGATACGGGGTTATGAGGTGGGCGCGGTGGACTACATCACAAAGCCCTTTGTGCTCAGAGCCTTGCAGCGAAAAATCAAAGCCATGTTCGCCATGCTGGAACACCACAAACCAGCTAAAGACATTTACGACGATGGACGGCTGTTTCTGGACTTTTCAGAGCAGGCGGCTTCCTTAAATGGAAAGCCTCTGACTCTATCCCCGATGGAGTACAAAATGCTGAACCTGTTTCGCAAAAATCCCCGGCAAGTGCTGACTCGTGGACAGCTTTTGGAAAAGCTGTGGGATATAGACGAGAAGTATGTGGACGAACACACCCTGACAACCTCCATCAGTCGGATTCGCAGCAAGATTGAATCCGACGGAGGTGCCCCCTACATCAAGACCGTTTACGGCATGGGCTATCAATGGACGGGAGGCGAGGCAAAATGA
- a CDS encoding DUF3849 domain-containing protein, producing MNTNDLNTALYEKMAAEQDKFRDWLKSQPPEEVLNHAYEYTIREDIVMAMEELELIDTQAQALLESPSPLADVYRYFEKLETGYMDVIRDSIESRADDVCRAKEELRTTPVYPHSAAYASEHGEMAQYNLSYQANSACKEAIEQTISAHYAENRLDTEAAVKDVLEKFGTERVQFILANTIQHKNHDGRISQDNKAWAKTIPMPEDSGASRHCAYLVVDGVNPGLTDLFTRQARKTMQEQQKSSVLQKLKQEPPAHKPVAPKNQEPER from the coding sequence ATGAATACTAACGATCTGAATACAGCCCTTTATGAAAAGATGGCTGCCGAACAGGACAAGTTCCGGGACTGGCTGAAAAGCCAGCCCCCGGAAGAAGTCTTAAACCATGCCTATGAGTACACCATCCGCGAGGACATCGTGATGGCAATGGAGGAACTGGAGTTGATCGACACCCAGGCTCAGGCACTTTTGGAATCTCCCTCTCCGCTGGCGGATGTGTACCGCTATTTTGAAAAGCTGGAGACCGGCTATATGGATGTGATCCGGGACAGCATTGAAAGCCGTGCCGACGATGTGTGCAGAGCCAAAGAGGAACTGCGAACAACACCGGTCTATCCACATTCTGCTGCCTATGCGTCCGAGCATGGGGAAATGGCACAGTACAACCTCTCATATCAGGCGAACAGCGCCTGCAAAGAAGCCATTGAGCAGACCATCAGCGCCCACTATGCAGAGAATCGGCTGGATACGGAGGCTGCGGTCAAAGATGTGCTGGAAAAGTTCGGGACGGAACGGGTACAGTTCATTCTTGCAAACACCATCCAGCACAAGAACCATGACGGGCGTATCTCTCAGGACAATAAAGCCTGGGCAAAAACCATTCCCATGCCGGAGGACAGCGGCGCTTCCCGCCACTGCGCCTATCTGGTTGTGGATGGGGTCAATCCCGGTCTGACCGATCTGTTTACCAGGCAGGCCAGAAAAACCATGCAGGAACAGCAGAAAAGTTCTGTCCTGCAAAAGCTCAAACAGGAACCGCCTGCCCATAAGCCTGTCGCCCCGAAGAATCAGGAGCCGGAGCGATGA
- the ltrA gene encoding group II intron reverse transcriptase/maturase encodes MHLSVRFSTEKELKQFQDLLYEKSGQGVSFTGLLEAMVSEVTIVTAVHNIKSNKGSKTAGVDRMKMDKYLQMPKEELFQLIQSNISNYKPKPAKRKYIEKANGKKRPLGIPTVLDRIIQECMRLILEPICEARFYPHSYGFRPYRAQKHAIRDIVNVINASVKSKDQPVWAVEGDIKGCFDNINHRLLLKKLWRIGIHDKRVLKIISQMLKAGYIDQDLYHATEMGTPQGGILSPLLSNVYLNDFDWYVGRCYMEPHRQCKHKCNDTRRLKWSGITPKYNFRYADDWVILTSTEQEAFRMKHELTKYFKHRMKLELSQEKTYVTDLRKNGIHFLGYIVKAERKRKTPDPATWSDNLVGKPFPDMERLTKKIHTLQKEVRKIGLYTQSNTQAAQIQYVNSVIMGLAQYLQPSICSHAYHAIDRRVNNTALAVWKNLFPKQYNQMQVPLKELSNLPHRHEGYDSKTFAIQIDGKWFGITYAFITHSRYESKPFDQKMTPYTEDGRRRYVNYRTKHKPLPCDRPSINTPEDIALSIYASGKGWKANFEYFMNREYAYNRDKGKCKCCGRYFSELIPKHCHHVNPRLPIERINKVPNLAWLCIPCHRMVHNSPIPPELDAKAVRKIKKYREKLKK; translated from the coding sequence GTGCATTTAAGCGTCAGATTTTCAACAGAAAAAGAATTGAAACAGTTTCAAGACCTGCTCTATGAAAAATCGGGGCAAGGCGTTTCATTCACGGGACTGTTGGAAGCAATGGTCAGCGAAGTGACTATTGTAACCGCTGTTCATAACATCAAGTCCAACAAGGGCAGCAAAACTGCCGGTGTGGACAGGATGAAAATGGACAAGTATCTGCAAATGCCAAAAGAAGAACTATTTCAGTTGATTCAATCAAATATCTCCAATTACAAGCCGAAGCCAGCCAAACGGAAGTATATCGAAAAGGCAAACGGCAAAAAGCGACCTCTGGGTATTCCCACTGTATTGGATAGGATTATACAGGAATGTATGCGACTGATTCTGGAACCGATATGCGAAGCGAGATTCTATCCGCACAGCTATGGTTTCCGTCCTTACCGGGCGCAGAAGCACGCTATCCGGGATATTGTCAATGTCATCAATGCAAGTGTGAAATCCAAAGACCAGCCGGTATGGGCAGTCGAGGGAGATATAAAGGGCTGTTTTGACAACATCAATCATAGATTGTTGCTGAAAAAGCTATGGCGAATCGGAATCCACGATAAGAGGGTTCTGAAAATCATCAGCCAAATGCTAAAAGCCGGATATATCGATCAGGACTTATACCATGCAACAGAAATGGGAACACCACAGGGCGGTATATTATCTCCGTTGCTGTCCAATGTGTATCTCAATGACTTTGACTGGTATGTGGGGCGCTGCTATATGGAGCCGCACCGTCAATGCAAGCACAAATGCAACGATACCCGAAGGCTGAAATGGTCTGGAATCACCCCGAAATACAATTTTCGCTATGCGGATGATTGGGTGATCCTGACCTCTACGGAACAGGAAGCGTTCCGTATGAAGCATGAACTGACAAAGTATTTTAAGCATCGCATGAAGTTGGAACTGTCACAGGAAAAGACCTATGTAACCGATTTGAGAAAGAATGGTATTCATTTCCTCGGTTACATAGTCAAGGCAGAACGAAAGAGGAAAACACCAGACCCAGCCACATGGTCAGATAATCTGGTAGGAAAGCCATTCCCTGATATGGAACGATTGACGAAGAAAATCCATACCTTGCAAAAAGAAGTTAGGAAAATTGGATTATACACGCAATCCAACACGCAGGCGGCTCAAATCCAGTATGTGAACTCCGTGATTATGGGACTGGCACAGTATTTGCAACCCTCTATCTGTTCTCATGCCTACCATGCCATTGACCGTAGAGTGAATAATACGGCGTTGGCAGTATGGAAAAACCTGTTTCCCAAGCAGTACAACCAAATGCAGGTGCCGTTAAAGGAATTAAGTAATCTGCCACATCGGCACGAAGGTTATGACAGTAAAACCTTCGCAATTCAAATTGATGGGAAATGGTTCGGAATAACCTATGCGTTTATTACACACAGTCGTTATGAAAGCAAACCATTTGACCAGAAAATGACCCCTTATACGGAGGATGGACGCAGGCGGTATGTAAATTATCGTACCAAGCATAAACCGTTGCCCTGTGACCGCCCCTCCATCAATACACCCGAAGATATAGCCTTATCCATCTACGCTAGCGGCAAGGGATGGAAAGCCAATTTCGAGTATTTTATGAATCGGGAATATGCCTACAACCGAGATAAGGGAAAATGCAAATGCTGTGGTAGATATTTCTCTGAACTGATTCCGAAGCATTGTCATCATGTAAATCCACGACTTCCGATTGAAAGAATCAACAAAGTTCCAAATTTAGCATGGCTATGTATACCGTGTCACCGCATGGTACACAACAGTCCTATACCGCCAGAGTTGGATGCCAAGGCGGTACGCAAAATCAAGAAATATCGTGAAAAACTCAAAAAGTGA
- a CDS encoding helix-turn-helix domain-containing protein: MPIDDLTALGQKMREARKNKELTQQELSDLSHVSVKQIANIEKGKMNPSYLILRALAKVLHISLDTLINPDISLEDEGVNQMKMLYSSCPPEMRDTLLHHTQETVKELTELSEKFEMN; encoded by the coding sequence ATGCCGATTGATGATTTAACTGCTTTAGGGCAAAAAATGCGGGAAGCCCGAAAGAATAAAGAACTGACACAACAGGAACTTTCCGATCTAAGCCATGTTTCTGTAAAGCAAATTGCCAATATCGAAAAAGGGAAAATGAACCCGTCCTATTTGATTTTGAGAGCATTGGCAAAGGTCCTGCACATCTCTTTAGATACGCTTATAAATCCAGATATTTCTCTGGAGGATGAGGGTGTCAATCAGATGAAAATGCTTTATTCCAGCTGTCCGCCAGAAATGCGCGACACCCTGTTGCATCACACACAGGAAACGGTGAAAGAGCTAACAGAGTTGTCCGAGAAATTTGAAATGAATTGA
- a CDS encoding ABC transporter ATP-binding protein encodes MSVLQTIDLKKYYGTEPNITRALDGVNFSVEDGEFVAVVGTSGSGKSTLLHMMGGLDTPTSGNVIVRDKELSKMNDEQLTIFRRRNIGFIFQNYNLVPILNVYENIVLPVELDGDTVDQKFLDEIVHLLGLEDKLKNMPNNLSGGQQQRVAIARALITKPAIVLADEPTGNLDSKTSAEVLGLIKRTSAEFRQTVVMITHNNDIARLADRIVRIEDGKIVE; translated from the coding sequence ATGAGCGTTTTACAGACGATTGATCTGAAAAAGTATTACGGCACAGAGCCGAACATCACCCGCGCCCTTGACGGCGTGAACTTCTCCGTGGAGGACGGCGAGTTTGTGGCTGTTGTGGGAACCTCCGGCAGCGGCAAGTCTACCCTGCTTCACATGATGGGCGGGCTGGACACCCCTACTTCCGGCAATGTCATTGTCCGGGACAAAGAGCTGTCAAAAATGAACGACGAGCAGCTTACCATCTTCCGCCGCCGCAACATCGGCTTTATCTTCCAGAACTATAACCTTGTTCCCATCCTGAATGTGTATGAGAACATCGTCCTGCCGGTGGAGTTAGACGGGGACACGGTGGATCAGAAGTTTTTGGACGAGATCGTTCACCTGCTGGGGCTGGAAGATAAACTGAAAAATATGCCTAACAATCTTTCCGGCGGCCAGCAGCAGCGTGTGGCGATTGCCCGCGCCCTGATTACCAAACCGGCTATCGTGCTGGCCGACGAGCCGACCGGCAACCTTGACAGCAAGACCAGCGCCGAGGTGCTGGGGCTTATCAAGCGCACAAGTGCGGAGTTCCGGCAGACTGTTGTGATGATTACCCACAATAACGACATAGCCCGCCTTGCAGATCGGATTGTCCGCATTGAGGATGGCAAGATTGTGGAGTAA
- a CDS encoding ATP-binding protein, whose product MIEQLIAEATECDFKVALEIKKPKSWLKSVSAFSNGIGGTLFFGVSDDRKPIGLSDVQKDAEAISRLIKERITPLPQFILKPLQEDGKNLLALEVSPGRSTPYYYKADGVMEAYIRVGNESVIAPDYIVNELILKGTNQSFDTLTTDAVKKDYSFTLLEATYLERTGLRFEPSDYVSFGLADKNGVLTNAGKLMTDQHTVYNSRMFCTRWNGLEKGSIFDDALDDKEYEGNLIYLLKSGSEFIRNNSKVRFVKEAQYRVDKPDYAERAVTEALVNALIHRDYIVLGSEIHIDMFDDRVEITSPGGMFGGGSIQEYDIYSIRSMRRNPVIADLFHRMKYMERRGSGLRKIVSETEKLPGYTEAYKPEFSSTATDFRVILKNVNYHLSQKDLVSDQDCDQVSDQDKSQDILHAVLDFCITEKSKQEICSFIGYRNLTYFTRKYLNPLLESGQLKMTIPDKPNSRKQKYITVRSE is encoded by the coding sequence ATGATAGAACAGCTCATTGCCGAAGCAACAGAATGTGATTTCAAAGTTGCTCTCGAAATAAAAAAGCCAAAAAGCTGGTTAAAAAGTGTCAGTGCCTTTTCCAATGGAATCGGCGGCACTCTGTTTTTCGGGGTCTCTGATGACCGGAAGCCTATCGGCTTGTCTGATGTTCAAAAGGATGCTGAGGCGATCAGCCGCTTAATCAAAGAACGAATCACACCATTACCTCAGTTTATCTTAAAGCCATTGCAGGAAGATGGTAAAAACCTATTGGCTCTGGAGGTTTCTCCCGGCCGCAGCACCCCATATTATTACAAGGCAGACGGAGTGATGGAAGCATATATCCGTGTTGGAAATGAAAGCGTAATTGCCCCGGATTACATTGTGAATGAACTGATCTTAAAGGGAACCAATCAGTCCTTTGATACCCTAACAACAGATGCGGTAAAAAAGGATTACAGCTTTACACTTCTGGAAGCAACCTATCTGGAACGGACTGGTCTCCGCTTTGAGCCATCCGATTATGTCTCCTTCGGTTTGGCTGACAAAAATGGGGTCTTGACCAATGCCGGAAAGCTCATGACCGATCAGCACACAGTCTATAACTCCCGTATGTTCTGTACCCGGTGGAATGGCTTGGAAAAAGGCTCTATCTTTGATGATGCATTGGACGATAAAGAATACGAAGGGAATCTGATTTATCTACTGAAAAGTGGCAGTGAATTTATTCGCAATAATTCCAAAGTCCGTTTTGTCAAAGAGGCACAGTATCGTGTAGACAAGCCGGATTATGCTGAACGAGCTGTGACAGAGGCTCTTGTCAATGCGCTTATCCATCGTGATTATATTGTGCTTGGCAGCGAAATCCATATTGATATGTTTGATGATCGGGTGGAAATCACATCTCCGGGCGGTATGTTTGGCGGCGGCTCAATTCAGGAATACGATATTTACAGTATTCGTTCGATGCGACGAAACCCTGTGATTGCTGACCTGTTCCACCGCATGAAGTACATGGAACGCCGTGGAAGTGGTCTACGCAAAATCGTCAGTGAAACCGAAAAGCTGCCTGGATACACAGAGGCATATAAGCCCGAATTTTCCTCAACAGCGACAGATTTCAGAGTTATTTTGAAAAATGTGAATTACCATCTTAGTCAGAAAGACTTAGTCAGTGACCAAGATTGTGACCAAGTTAGTGATCAAGATAAATCACAGGACATCCTACACGCAGTCTTGGATTTTTGTATAACAGAAAAAAGCAAACAAGAAATTTGCTCGTTTATTGGTTATCGAAATCTCACTTATTTTACAAGAAAATATTTGAATCCACTACTGGAAAGTGGCCAGCTTAAAATGACTATTCCAGATAAGCCAAACAGTCGAAAACAAAAATATATTACAGTTCGTTCCGAATAA